One Euphorbia lathyris chromosome 1, ddEupLath1.1, whole genome shotgun sequence DNA segment encodes these proteins:
- the LOC136214883 gene encoding protein IQ-DOMAIN 17-like: MGKKESWLTIVKRAFRSPTKEKNHDKERREEHQQEEEEKKREKRRWIFRKHSSNPEATSATVNPASNTSSQNQSVTATATVTATAAAVEIVRLTRSSCSLVRQNSTAAAIVIQTAFRGYLARRALRALKGLVKLQALVRGHNVRQQAKLTLKCIQALVRVQDRVRDQRARLSLSLSHEGTTKSMFSEPNNSFRLLHQRRSLSRDISSVLDEWDERPYTNEEIESIVEGQKEAALKREKALAYAFSNQIWRNRRSPSAGDEKEMTERTRWLDRWMATKQWETSSRGSTDRRDQTINIKTVEMDTSRPYSVRKQPGSPLLRPHQFPFPITPSPRKSKPLQVRSASPRCPKEDKCCYSAAHTPSLISSRYRYNLMGVNGSANAMPNYMASTESTKARVRSQSTPRQRPSTPERERSGSAKKRLSYPVAPAEPEPEPEPSRGCLRSPSFKSLQGGYVGMGYPSNCSFYTGEISPCSTTDLRWLK; encoded by the exons ATGGGGAAGAAGGAGAGTTGGTTGACAATAGTTAAAAGAGCATTCAGGTCTCCAACCAAAGAGAAGAATCATGACAAGGAAAGAAGAGAAGAACATCAacaagaagaggaagaaaag aagagagaaaaaagaagatGGATTTTTAGAAAGCATAGCAGCAATCCTGAAGCTACTTCTGCAACTGTGAATCCTGCTTCGAATACATCGTCGCAGAACCAATCAGTAACAGCAACAGCAACCGTAACAGCTACAGCAGCAGCAGTCGAGATCGTTAGGCTCACTCGGAGTTCTTGCAGTTTGGTGAGACAAAACTCCACTGCTGCTGCTATCGTTATTCAAACAGCTTTTCGTGGCTATTTA GCAAGGAGGGCTTTACGAGCACTAAAAGGGCTAGTGAAACTTCAAGCTTTAGTGAGAGGACATAATGTTAGACAGCAAGCCAAGTTGACATTAAAGTGCATCCAAGCTCTGGTCCGGGTTCAAGACCGGGTCCGAGACCAACGAGCCAGGCTCTCACTATCACTTTCACATGAAGGAACCACTAAATCTATGTTTTCTGAGCCCAATAATAGCTTCCGACTTCTCCACCAGAGGAGGTCTTTA TCGAGAGATATAAGTTCGgttttagatgaatgggatgaaCGGCCTTACACAAATGAGGAGATTGAAAGCATAGTTGAAGGACAAAAGGAAGCTGCTTTAAAACGTGAAAAGGCTCTTGCTTATGCTTTCTCTAACCAG ataTGGAGGAATAGAAGGAGCCCATCAGCCGGAGATGAGAAAGAGATGACGGAAAGAACAAGATGGTTAGACCGTTGGATGGCTACAAAGCAATGGGAAACCAGTAGCCGAGGATCAACGGATAGAAGAGATCAAACCATTAATATTAAAACAGTGGAGATGGACACAAGCAGACCATATTCCGTTAGAAAACAACCCGGTTCTCCTCTCCTTAGACCTCATCAATTCCCTTTTCCGATCACTCCATCTCCCAGAAAATCTAAGCCACTACAAGTCCGTTCAGCTAGCCCAAGATGCCCAAAAGAAGACAAATGTTGCTACTCAGCCGCACATACACCTAGCCTTATTAGCTCACGATACAG GTATAATTTAATGGGGGTAAATGGGAGTGCCAATGCAATGCCGAACTACATGGCTTCGACCGAGTCTACAAAGGCTCGGGTCAGGTCACAAAGTACCCCAAGGCAGAGACCATCCACACCGGAGAGGGAAAGAAGTGGTTCAGCTAAGAAACGACTATCGTACCCTGTAGCTCCAGCGGAACCCGAACCCGAACCTGAACCATCTAGGGGTTGTTTAAGAAGCCCCAGCTTCAAGAGCCTCCAAGGAGGATATGTTGGAATGGGTTATCCATCAAATTGTTCTTTTTATACTGGAGAGATATCCCCATGTTCTACAACTGATTTAAGGTGGTTAAAGTAG